The following are encoded together in the Babylonia areolata isolate BAREFJ2019XMU chromosome 18, ASM4173473v1, whole genome shotgun sequence genome:
- the LOC143293032 gene encoding uncharacterized protein LOC143293032 isoform X1 — MAVCAFCRHGKDAQSVCGKLYSQKLPENGQVLAAHKKCMQYSSKLVQYKFDHFGGFKIDEVQEEIRRGRHLKCHWCKQKKEKRRTGATSGCELRECSRSFHFYCAKEDPRSITSRRKRHGKKCIDLYWVFCSKKHKEEYQKTDKGKREESCSESDDDDEPDDHEATAWNKTSEEEDESRSSESESSDSETSTSSTFSNGSKACGCRKRILGRKTPVISSNPTSDSEASVQVYSEASGVDADNDADSPADRTGPHQECSDGADTDYSSESFGSKLCSSVNPLPSEKMKGADSSSSSSSLSRVASGHSSERSQTFADIQKKLQEQTPATNGQASRHLTANNSNNAHHTNNKRKKTQRWKANSKKPRPMMISSDESEDDEQSSARTSHKYVSSSKLLGLALSPKRKSPKRKLFRDRQNAQGKAEKQLRPSTKPNGRKAADKVKHHVSPDPPFEDVFRDSSSSESEGLPEKACEQHEADCVSSEPASNSGSSAEACGLQAVPFDTDVRQAAREIHEAEAHSNRGLEQVETADDPLQDASECLLVIPEDAEAFEGVVAGVQGELAQENGMTGEHVHVWSALHPPHLLPSCCMLRYFHDLAKAAEKKKWDEFEELLLSGSRILERLKTSYIEKVIPRTTCKKSRTLVQCRRSISTCLHKASKNNEYLMGRLVCRGDIYYATLFINDISDPRRRVRRALHHSGLFPLDSAVGGGDARLPSLDILLSNHLHEDYVRLETRVFLNWFRSTFSKDPCRVRCVPEDRFLRQEDSSSCSGLELLRSELTAADSSVHMSSEAPLIVFVHRMKSGVVRFEKYLRLCLGQYVGDAATTTTTTTTSSSSSSRGLRLACVFPVDNLEERRCPSCLKLDCPDCVVRFFAAFDPSQKPVTMLVAVVTRQHEHN; from the exons AAGTGCCACTGGTgcaagcagaagaaggagaagcgcAGGACGGGCGCCACCTCGGGGTGTGAGCTGAGAGAGTGCAGCAGATCCTTCCACTTCTACTGTGCCAAGGAAGATCCTAGGAGCATCACCTCTCGCAGAAAACGCCATGGGAAGAAGTGCATAGATTTGTATTG ggtattTTGCAGTAAGAAGCACAAAGAGGAGTACCAGAAGACAGATAAAG gaaaaagagaagaatcCTGCAGCgaaagcgatgatgatgatgaaccagaTGACCATGAAGCCACAGCATGGAACAAGAcctctgaagaagaagatgaaagcaGAAGCAGCGAAAGTGAAAGCAGCGACAGTGAAACGAGCACGAGCAGCACTTTTTCAAATGGCAGCAAAGCTTGTGGATGCAGAAAACGCATACTCGGAAGAAAGACCCCGGTGATTTCCTCGAACCCGACTTCTGACTCCGAGGCCTCCGTTCAAGTGTACAGCGAGGCCAGCGGCGTCGACGCAGACAATGACGCtgacagtccagccgaccgcacagggccacacCAGGAATGCAGCGATGGAGCCGACACTGATTATTCTTCGGAATCGTTCGGCAGCAAGCTGTGCTCTTCCGTCAACCCCTTGCCTTCAGAGAAAATGAAGGGAgctgactcctcctcctcctcctcctctttatccagAGTGGCATCAGGCCACAGTTCTGAAAGGTCGCAGACTTTTGCAGACATCCAGAAGAAACTACAAGAACAAACGCCAGCCACCAACGGTCAAGCCAGTCGCCACCTCacagccaacaacagcaacaacgcacaccacaccaacaataaGAGAAAGAAGACGCAGCGGTGGAAGGCTAACTCCAAAAAACCCAGGCCGATGATGATCAGTTCGGATGAATCTGAAGACGATGAACAGAGCTCCGCCCGGACGAGTCACAAATACGTTTCATCATCAAAACTATTAGGCCTGGCTTTGTCACCGAAGAGAAAGTCTCCAAAAAGAAAACTGTTCCGGGACAGACAGAACGCCcaggggaaggcagaaaaacaGCTTAGACCCAGCACAAAGCCAAACGGGCGCAAAGCCGCAGACAAAGTGAAACACCACGTATCCCCAGACCCGCCGTTCGAGGACGTGTTTCGCGACTCGTCATCGTCAGAGTCTGAGGGCCTTCCAGAAAAAGCCTGTGAGCAGCATGAAGCAGACTGTGTCAGCTCGGAGCCGGCATCGAACTCGGGTTCCTCCGCTGAAGCTTGCGGGCTTCAGGCCGTGCCCTTTGACACGGATGTGCGTCAGGCAGCTCGAGAGATCCATGAAGCGGAGGCTCATTCAAACAGAGGTCTGGAACAGGTTGAGACTGCTGATGATCCCTTGCAGGATGCCTCag AGTGTCTGCTGGTGATCCCGGAAGACGCGGAGGCGTTTGAAGGGGTGGTGGCCGGGGTGCAGGGGGAGCTGGCCCAGGAGAACGGCATGACGGGGGAGCACGTGCACGTCTGGagcgccctccaccccccccacctcctcccctcctgctGCATGCTGCGCTACTTTCATGACCTCGCCAAGGCGGCGGA gAAGAAGAAATGGGACGAGTTTGAGGAACTGCTCCTGAGCGGCAGCAGAATACTGGAGAGGCTGAAAACTTCCTACATAGAGAAG gTAATACCCAGAACAACCTGCAAAAAATCTAGGACCCTAGTACAGTGCAGAAGGTCCATCAGCACATGCCTTCACAAGGCCAGCAAGAACAACGAGTACCTGATGGGCCGGCTGGTGTGCAGGGGGGACATCTACTACGCCACGCTCTTCATCAACGACATCTCCGACCCCAGGCGCAGGGTGAGACGTGCTCTCCACCACTCCGGCCTCTTCCCTCTGGACTCTGCCGTTGGCGGTGGTGACGCTCGGCTGCCTTCGCTTGATATCCTGCTGTCCAACCATCTCCATGAGGATTACGTGCGTCTGGAAACCCGCGTCTTCCTGAACTGGTTCCGGAGCACCTTCTCCAAAGACCCCTGCAGGGTGAGGTGTGTGCCTGAGGATCGGTTCCTGAGGCAGGAGGACTCTTCTTCCTGTTCCGGACTGGAACTGTTGAGATCGGAACTCACCGCTGCTGATTCGTCAGTTCACATGTCGTCCGAGGCGCCGCTGATTGTTTTCGTTCACCGGATGAAAAGCGGCGTGGTTCGGTTCGAAAAGTACCTGCGGTTGTGTCTCGGTCAGTACGTCGGTgatgccgccaccaccaccaccaccaccaccacttcttcttcttcttcttccaggggGTTGCGGCTGGCTTGTGTCTTTCCTGTGGACAATCTGGAGGAGAGAAGATGCCCCTCCTGTTTGAAGCTGGACTGCCCGGACTGTGTGGTTCGCTTCTTCGCCGCCTTTGATCCCTCGCAGAAACCAGTTACCATGCTGGTGGCCGTGGTGACCAGACAGCATGAACACAactag
- the LOC143293032 gene encoding uncharacterized protein LOC143293032 isoform X2, with product MQYSSKLVQYKFDHFGGFKIDEVQEEIRRGRHLKCHWCKQKKEKRRTGATSGCELRECSRSFHFYCAKEDPRSITSRRKRHGKKCIDLYWVFCSKKHKEEYQKTDKGKREESCSESDDDDEPDDHEATAWNKTSEEEDESRSSESESSDSETSTSSTFSNGSKACGCRKRILGRKTPVISSNPTSDSEASVQVYSEASGVDADNDADSPADRTGPHQECSDGADTDYSSESFGSKLCSSVNPLPSEKMKGADSSSSSSSLSRVASGHSSERSQTFADIQKKLQEQTPATNGQASRHLTANNSNNAHHTNNKRKKTQRWKANSKKPRPMMISSDESEDDEQSSARTSHKYVSSSKLLGLALSPKRKSPKRKLFRDRQNAQGKAEKQLRPSTKPNGRKAADKVKHHVSPDPPFEDVFRDSSSSESEGLPEKACEQHEADCVSSEPASNSGSSAEACGLQAVPFDTDVRQAAREIHEAEAHSNRGLEQVETADDPLQDASECLLVIPEDAEAFEGVVAGVQGELAQENGMTGEHVHVWSALHPPHLLPSCCMLRYFHDLAKAAEKKKWDEFEELLLSGSRILERLKTSYIEKVIPRTTCKKSRTLVQCRRSISTCLHKASKNNEYLMGRLVCRGDIYYATLFINDISDPRRRVRRALHHSGLFPLDSAVGGGDARLPSLDILLSNHLHEDYVRLETRVFLNWFRSTFSKDPCRVRCVPEDRFLRQEDSSSCSGLELLRSELTAADSSVHMSSEAPLIVFVHRMKSGVVRFEKYLRLCLGQYVGDAATTTTTTTTSSSSSSRGLRLACVFPVDNLEERRCPSCLKLDCPDCVVRFFAAFDPSQKPVTMLVAVVTRQHEHN from the exons AAGTGCCACTGGTgcaagcagaagaaggagaagcgcAGGACGGGCGCCACCTCGGGGTGTGAGCTGAGAGAGTGCAGCAGATCCTTCCACTTCTACTGTGCCAAGGAAGATCCTAGGAGCATCACCTCTCGCAGAAAACGCCATGGGAAGAAGTGCATAGATTTGTATTG ggtattTTGCAGTAAGAAGCACAAAGAGGAGTACCAGAAGACAGATAAAG gaaaaagagaagaatcCTGCAGCgaaagcgatgatgatgatgaaccagaTGACCATGAAGCCACAGCATGGAACAAGAcctctgaagaagaagatgaaagcaGAAGCAGCGAAAGTGAAAGCAGCGACAGTGAAACGAGCACGAGCAGCACTTTTTCAAATGGCAGCAAAGCTTGTGGATGCAGAAAACGCATACTCGGAAGAAAGACCCCGGTGATTTCCTCGAACCCGACTTCTGACTCCGAGGCCTCCGTTCAAGTGTACAGCGAGGCCAGCGGCGTCGACGCAGACAATGACGCtgacagtccagccgaccgcacagggccacacCAGGAATGCAGCGATGGAGCCGACACTGATTATTCTTCGGAATCGTTCGGCAGCAAGCTGTGCTCTTCCGTCAACCCCTTGCCTTCAGAGAAAATGAAGGGAgctgactcctcctcctcctcctcctctttatccagAGTGGCATCAGGCCACAGTTCTGAAAGGTCGCAGACTTTTGCAGACATCCAGAAGAAACTACAAGAACAAACGCCAGCCACCAACGGTCAAGCCAGTCGCCACCTCacagccaacaacagcaacaacgcacaccacaccaacaataaGAGAAAGAAGACGCAGCGGTGGAAGGCTAACTCCAAAAAACCCAGGCCGATGATGATCAGTTCGGATGAATCTGAAGACGATGAACAGAGCTCCGCCCGGACGAGTCACAAATACGTTTCATCATCAAAACTATTAGGCCTGGCTTTGTCACCGAAGAGAAAGTCTCCAAAAAGAAAACTGTTCCGGGACAGACAGAACGCCcaggggaaggcagaaaaacaGCTTAGACCCAGCACAAAGCCAAACGGGCGCAAAGCCGCAGACAAAGTGAAACACCACGTATCCCCAGACCCGCCGTTCGAGGACGTGTTTCGCGACTCGTCATCGTCAGAGTCTGAGGGCCTTCCAGAAAAAGCCTGTGAGCAGCATGAAGCAGACTGTGTCAGCTCGGAGCCGGCATCGAACTCGGGTTCCTCCGCTGAAGCTTGCGGGCTTCAGGCCGTGCCCTTTGACACGGATGTGCGTCAGGCAGCTCGAGAGATCCATGAAGCGGAGGCTCATTCAAACAGAGGTCTGGAACAGGTTGAGACTGCTGATGATCCCTTGCAGGATGCCTCag AGTGTCTGCTGGTGATCCCGGAAGACGCGGAGGCGTTTGAAGGGGTGGTGGCCGGGGTGCAGGGGGAGCTGGCCCAGGAGAACGGCATGACGGGGGAGCACGTGCACGTCTGGagcgccctccaccccccccacctcctcccctcctgctGCATGCTGCGCTACTTTCATGACCTCGCCAAGGCGGCGGA gAAGAAGAAATGGGACGAGTTTGAGGAACTGCTCCTGAGCGGCAGCAGAATACTGGAGAGGCTGAAAACTTCCTACATAGAGAAG gTAATACCCAGAACAACCTGCAAAAAATCTAGGACCCTAGTACAGTGCAGAAGGTCCATCAGCACATGCCTTCACAAGGCCAGCAAGAACAACGAGTACCTGATGGGCCGGCTGGTGTGCAGGGGGGACATCTACTACGCCACGCTCTTCATCAACGACATCTCCGACCCCAGGCGCAGGGTGAGACGTGCTCTCCACCACTCCGGCCTCTTCCCTCTGGACTCTGCCGTTGGCGGTGGTGACGCTCGGCTGCCTTCGCTTGATATCCTGCTGTCCAACCATCTCCATGAGGATTACGTGCGTCTGGAAACCCGCGTCTTCCTGAACTGGTTCCGGAGCACCTTCTCCAAAGACCCCTGCAGGGTGAGGTGTGTGCCTGAGGATCGGTTCCTGAGGCAGGAGGACTCTTCTTCCTGTTCCGGACTGGAACTGTTGAGATCGGAACTCACCGCTGCTGATTCGTCAGTTCACATGTCGTCCGAGGCGCCGCTGATTGTTTTCGTTCACCGGATGAAAAGCGGCGTGGTTCGGTTCGAAAAGTACCTGCGGTTGTGTCTCGGTCAGTACGTCGGTgatgccgccaccaccaccaccaccaccaccacttcttcttcttcttcttccaggggGTTGCGGCTGGCTTGTGTCTTTCCTGTGGACAATCTGGAGGAGAGAAGATGCCCCTCCTGTTTGAAGCTGGACTGCCCGGACTGTGTGGTTCGCTTCTTCGCCGCCTTTGATCCCTCGCAGAAACCAGTTACCATGCTGGTGGCCGTGGTGACCAGACAGCATGAACACAactag